The Sesamum indicum cultivar Zhongzhi No. 13 linkage group LG6, S_indicum_v1.0, whole genome shotgun sequence genomic interval cagggaaaaaaaataaaattttagtcttgtgAATTTGTGGCGTCGTAATTTTAGTTGTATACGAATTTACTTTGATgattttgttctatatttCTAAATCTCGCATATTGAGGATAAAATTGgccaaaaaagtatatttaattcgCTTAATTGAATGCATTATTCCAATCATTTAAGCAGATTCTGACCACTTTTATTcttaacttttcaaatttttaaatttacataataaaattatcaaaattaatttgtgcagaattaaaatttttattccatacttacaggattaaaattataatttttataaattttacaagagTTCTGCATCCaattaattacaaacaaatatatatatatatatatatcatgattattaaataattgatcattCATCATGAATTTCTGTCAACTTAttcaatttacaatttatCATTGACCACAAAAACTGGTCCTGATATTCCCCTATATAATCACATTGATCAGTCAAATCCAAGCCCCTTAAAATCATAAGATATATTAGGAgaatcatttattatatttaaacggttaaaaaaataattatttaatgtttaatatattaacatactTAAGATTAAGACTCATTGAGGCTGCACGACACGCAAGAGCTGATCATGAATTCGAGTctttcaccaattttttaggcatttgtgttgttttataaaaatttattgtaatttattattttatttttttctttttttccagACGTGGATGTGCATTGAAAACGctatttgattgattgattgattgatcatgtttttaaaattataatcaacaatatgtaattaatttttttataagagaaaTATCTAACGATAtattactacaaaaaatagaaaattagcaataaaattaaaaacttagtgataatttaatattttcaataattatatatatttagtgacaagAACTTActtttttgtcataataatgaattttaaaaattttaacagtgatgattatattttgaaaactaTAACTAGAAAgaattagtgataaaaatttaaattgtcaGATAGAATCGaatcataattaatgaaattcgAACCTAAAACCTTTTATTTTGCCTAATTTTAGTACATATTAAACCAACGCtccatctaaaaatttaatctattaGCTACGAAAATCatttaatgttaatatttgaaaaaaaaaaaacacgtgaaaataaaatcaaagtgataataaataaaagtgatAGCAAGACAAGGGAAAATGCAGAAGGATGAGCACGTGTGGGTTTAGCAGCAGCTGAGTTGTATGCCCCCCAGTTGGTAAGCCACGGATTCCAACGGGGACCAGAATCCACAGTACTCCTACACACTACTCTTAGTTCATACTACATCGAGCAAATAATTAGGGATGAACCTCAATTTCATCCTGCTCCAAACTTTACTCGATCAgcttatttatgatttataaacACAAAATACAATATTGAATGTATAGAATGATGAGCTtacaattacatattatttatgtgATATAGAGGGGATGCATCGATGCATAAATTGTATGAAAATCATTCGTCAGTCTGATTATATGATCccgtttttatttaaaaatttaaactgttGGAATCGTTTATTATGAATTCGGGATCTTTTATTTGGCctaacttaaattttattttatctaaaaatttaaaatgttataaaaggaaaattaaCGTACCGTCgtttgaaaagttaaaatgGTAGAGAAGGGAACAGTTTATGGGACTTTCATTTGAACTCAAGTTAGGAAAGATGggaaattttcaatttgaggtatataaatatgaagattgcagagatatatatataattaatccataATTCACAattgagataaatattttaaaagttgaaatattataaagaattgGATTATGAGGTAATTAATAACTACGAACTAGTATATACGCTAGCTGTTGCGGGCACAGTAACCTGACCAGGGTACCATCTCCGCCATCAACTTCCGTCTCCGCCGCCGCTGCCACCTTCGGCGGCGCTACTACCTCCGACATCAGCTACTGTTGTTGTgttggaagaagaagagggtCTCTTACGCTTCTTCTTCTCATAGGGTACTCCTCTGGCCTTTGCCTGACTTTCTCTTACTTCTCTCAGATATATCCTCACCGCCTTTGCTCCGAAAGGGTTGGACTCCGGCCGGCCGCCGTTCTCCTCATAGGCGGCTCTCAGCCGCCCGATGAGGGCATCCAGGCTGCCCCACGCCTGTTTTAACGGGCAGGCGCATGGCGCCGGAGGGTTGGGCTGCCCGAAGTAGGGGCAACCAGCTACGTGCACCTTCGTCTTCCCAAACTGGTCTAGGTACTTCAAGAACTCGATCACGTGAGCTCCGCTGCAGCGGCCCAGCGTCAGCGGTGGCTTGTGGTTTTTCAGGTACTGCTGGAAAGTGTTCCAGTCTCGCCGTTTCTGCGACTCGTAGCGGCTGGACTCCGTTGCCCCGCCTACGACGCCTCCCTCGCTGCTGGTTGCCGTTGTCGACGACGGACCCTCGGCTGCTGTCGGGTCGGCGCCCCCCGGCCCAGATGCCGAATCCATGGTGTGGAGACTCGAATGATTCAATGATCGCTGCTGGATCAAGTACCTGGAGCTGTTCTTGAATAGGGTTTTGTATAATACAGTGATGGTGGGGAAGATCTTTGGCAGTAGGATCTTGGTGATTAGGATGCTGTGTGAAAGGGAGAAAGGGAGAAAGCAAGAGGAGGAAAGGGTAAGAGGAGTGGAGAGATAATTGGACGTAAAAAGAGAGAACGTAAATGGAAAAATGAAGGAGACTTTTGCGTTTAACTGTAATGCAGTATAGTAATAGtcgtagagagagaaagacaaGAGGAGagggggttgggggggggggtggacATGGAGAAGGGAAGATTGGTAGTGTATTCACGTGGTGGCCCCATCGGGATATGACAGGTTTACTATTGAACAGCACGGCGGACCCTCCGCTTCTCCTTTCACTCTTTGCTTCGTCTTCCTTTCTCCCCAATAATgtagtgaaaaaaaatattttattttatttcctgTCATTTCCTTTGCAATAATAGATCAATTTACTATGATAAATCCTTGCTTTTTGGAGGCAACATACttgttttttgataaaatctaattaattagatcgaaattattttttatactcttCATCTTATTATTCGTTCTCGTTAAGTTatacatgtatttatatatatatatatatatatttgagggtagattttatttttaattcgaTAAGTGAatctgttttcaattttggttccATATTATAGATGATTTGCGCATTACATCCAatatgtgcattttttttcaatttctggaCACAAGAGAGCCAACCGTTAAGTCGCTAATGACATAAGATTTTTTCGTTAGGTGGGTGCAAATTTGGAGGGGAAATAtaccaataaataaaaaggcaaaatttcacttttggtcccactaaatagggccattctcacttttggtcccgcgctttaggtgctcaacacttgtagtcccaaaatcctaattttttaacacttttagtcccgcGCCGTTAAAAACTGACGGAAACAGCACGTGACTTgcacgtgccgttagtcaactGGTATGGTACATGTTGGTCaacggcaaaatatcacttttggtcccactagatacggtcattctcacttttggtcccacgctttacgttttcaacacttgtagtACCAAAATCCTAATGGAGAGTGGGACTGAGACATTCCAGGACAACAACAGCAAGTTCTCAGCGGTTCCTTACAGTGAAAGcttaattttcatcaaaagcAACTCATCATCTGAAGCAGagtgagtgagagtgagaagaatgcaaatgcagagagacagagaggccTAAGAGCCGCCATGAATGAGGctgggaaggaaaaagaaattgagtgTGAGAGGGTTCTTTGTTTGGACTGTGTTCATTGAGTCATCCTCTGGACCAAATCTTGCAACTTCTCAGACAAATATTATTGGTATGGTAAAAtgcagagagacagagaggccTAAGAGCCCCCATGAATGAGGctgggaaggaaaaagaaactgagtgTGATAGGGTTCTttgtttgagctcgagctcgacgagCTCACCGAGGttgagcttgagctcgagctcaatacattattttcgagttctcgagctcaagctcgagctcgattttgTTCCAGAAATTGCAGAAGAATAGAGGTGGGAAGTAGAGGAATTTTACAacattacatacaaaatttttcaaaaattttgctAATCGATAATGGTCTTCCATACAACATTATaactcttttataaaaccaaacaacaacaagaagaaataagaaaatcatTGTCCCctaaaaacacacccaaacccaagaaaaaaaattaaataagatgctaaaaacacacccaaaccaTCTGATatcgaaacataagagtaatcattcaagacggtgtatcgttgaatcaggccatgttattttaaatcataccgtctgatatgatctaatagacacaatcttgtatatatttaaatttcgtataaATCAGGTgaccaaattttaagatatcgaataattgattaaactttttaatctcattatatatctaataaaaataataattagaattgttcaaccatcatcatcatcattattattatttttgttattattattattattattattattatgatttttagattaattcataagaattaccaaatttgacataaatttataaataataaagaatcataagtgaattacttgtcaattaaaaaatattaacgtaatacaaatatatattaaaatataacataaaattctatatatcatattaaataataattttaattataaaaaatattatgctgTTGACCAacatctagtgggaccaaaagtgagaataacgctatctagtgggaccaaaagtgatattttacCGTTGACCAACATTGACCATACCAgctgactaacggcacgtgacgtgtcacgtgccgtttccgTTAGTTTTTAACggtgtgggactaaaagtgttaaaaaattagggttttgggactataagtgttgagcacctaaagcgcgggaccaaaagtgagaatgaccctatttagtgggaccaaaagtgaaattttgccaaataaaaatttggtgggataggtttgtttcttcttcttccttatATAAATagctaatttgttttattctcTCTTCCATTTTGTACGAAAAAAGTGTAGAGCATGGCTGCAAATGGAGAAATTTATTGTCACCGTTGAAGGATTGCAAGTTTGAAAACTTCATAGATCGATGACAATCCAAGTAGGAGggtttttttgaattatttaattaaatattataaaaaaaattgccaatCTACTGTAAAAGCGGtagaattacaaatttaatgaaatccGTTAGTTTCCAAAATTGtttcgttttatttttttgtaaaaaaactGGGCATGACGTTATTTCGGCTGCAGTTTCCCCAATAATGTGAAGACCAGTTAGGGTTTAATATATCATACGCAAAGGCGTGGTACAATTTGAAGATGACTCAAAAAAAGTTTATGACACATAGGAGAGCTTTCTAAGAAGTCTACCCAGTTACTTGGGTGCTCTTCAGAAATGGAATGAAGGAATAGTAGTTGAATGAGTACAAAACATTCCAGGCGTTCAAGCGGAGCATAAGTAATCAAATACGTATGTTGGGCATCGAAACCATGTCTTGAAGGGATccaattttgtcaaaaaatcaTCATTGTAGATGGAACTCACTTGTATACTaaatacaaacataaaatGCTGATTGCGGCAGTGATAGCTGGGAATTAACAGGTACTTCCTCTTGCATTTGCTGTTGTTGATAAAGAATCATATCTATCATGGAAATGGTCTTTTACAGATGGTGAGCAAAATATATTGTGAGAGGGTGCCCGAAATGTGTCTTATTCTTGACCGACATGCGGGGCTCATGGGAGCAATAGATGACATTCCTGACTTTGTTTCTTCTCACGATATGCATTGATTTTGCTTGCGGCACATGTGTTCAAACTGCAACAAGAGTTTGAAAAACGTACATCTGAAGGAACTTTGTTGGAGTGCTGAGTTGGAAtatcaaattagaaaatttaatcgCATTATGGACGagatacaaaatataaattcagaAGCATGCGACTATCTAGACCgaattgagaaagaaaagtgGACAGCTTTTCATGATGGCAGCTGGAGGTGTAGTATTCTGACAATCAGTATGTTAGAATGCATTAATGGTTTAAAAGGAGCACGCCGCCTACGCGTGACAACAATTGTCGAAATGGCTTTTGATCGTACTGCCTATTATTTTAATGAGAGAATGAAGAAAAGTAATGTCATGATAAGCAACAATCAACCGTGGATAGACTATGCATATAAGTTATTCCAATATTGGTTCGAGCATTCTGTAGAGCATGCGGTAACCAGATTTTAATTGGTTTGAACAATCCGCCTCAATGATTACAAGACTATATCATGGACAAGGATATAACACtcatgttgtcaaaattgctCCATGTGAGTGTTCATGTGGCAAATGGAGTCAATTTAGAATCCCTTGTTCTCATGCTCAAAGGTATCCGCTGCATATAAGCTTAATGTCGTGGCAATAGTTAagcaatattataatttaatgctTTACAGAATGACATATTCTATGCCTTTCCAACTTATAATATCGAAAGAGTATTAGGATGTCCCAGAATTTCAATTGGTCCATGATACCACTATACACACCTCTATTCGTCTGGGCCGATAGCAGTTTACTAAAATCGCTAATGAGATGGACTGGCCGCAAGCACGTGCAAGACAGTAAATTCGACAAAGTCAAACTCCATCCCAACAAAATAATGTGTCAATACAGGGTTGCACATGTCAAATTAATTGATGTAATACTTCAatgtattcttttatttgtatgtaatttttaaattttattatgctgttaaaaattaattgagtaTCAACGTATTctttatcattaatatattttaatgttgtaaatttttatacaaattcaaaatattataaaaaaattaaatatttatcaatgaattaattatcatatatcctacttatataaataatatcaatacctATACAAttaacgaaaaaaattatatatatatatatatatttaacaaaattctattaacGACATGCCAagtttttttttgaagaaacaaaattttggaattCGATAGTAGCACTAACGACAATTTGCAATTCTACCACTTTTGCGGcagatttgcaattttttttttaatatttaattaaagaacTAAAGATTTTTTGAGTGTTCGAAAAAAAGAAGCAGATGTGGTTATTTTGTCACCTATCGGCGGATTTTTTcaagcaaaaaaaatcatacccactttttttttttttcacaaacacCCAAAAAAACCTCATACTTGGGTTGTCGTCGGTCAATGAGATTCTCAAACTTACTATCTTTCCACAGTGACAAAAAACTTCTTTGTTGCATCTATGTTTTACACCTTTTTCCTACTAAatggaagagagaagaaaacaaatcaattacttatatgaggaagaagaaagaataacTTTTcccaccaaattttcatttattggtACATTTCCCTCCAAATTTGCACCTGCCTAATGGAAAGAGCATCCGTTGTTAGCAACTTAATGGCTGCCCATCTTGTgtcttgaaattgaaaaaaaaatacacatatagGATGCAATGTGTGGATCATCTAGagtattggactaaaattgaaaataaatttacttatgcaaccaaaaatacaatttaccctatatttgatatagaaaatgaaaaattagggATGACATGTCATAGACTCCAAAAGAGGATTGCATTTATACTATATCTGCCtattaagatttttaaaacTGACTTACGTTCCCCAAGAACCAAGCATAACTTTATAGGAATCATCAACACAAAAGTTATTGCATGCATACGTCTAGTTTCACatgaattatatttcaatcaGATTAAATCGTAACAAGTGATTGGTTAGGATGTGTGACTCATAAAAGTTCGTGATACGTAGATGGTGGTGCCCAATCATTATCCAACCGTATCTAATCAACTGAATAGGTATGCCATCTGGTTGAAATGTTGTGTCCATTGGGTCAAACCCtatagatgaaaaaaaaaacgtcCATTTGAGTGAAATTGTATGTTCAATGGGTGAAATGATGAGTCCATATTCTGATAAAAggttaaattttcaaaacatcttTTTTGATTAGACATCTCCATTGGATGTCACCTTTTCAACATCTATAAATAGGTCTCCctatttgcttcattttaataaGTTCAGTCATTCAAGTTAGAAGGCATTTTACAGCATTTCAATGTATTAGCAATAAAAGTATGCTGTCTTTTATTAACGgagtttcaaaatattgtttgGTTCACtgtttctcaaaatttgtaGTGCTACTAATTTGAGATTGTGAGTCATTATATCTTGAAAAataacttttcattttcattagcACCAGACTCGAgctacaattattttaaaaataaagagtcTAACTCTTGTCTCGAGTTTATAACACACAACTCCCTCACATCCCTCAATATTTTCCACAACACTATATGTACCAGCTAGGATACCCATAATTGACcccaaaaatcaaaacataataatgTGGGACTAATATACGCATTGGTTAGGACATGCGTTGAATCTCACTATACGTGTCGGCCAATGTTCCTATAACTGAGTTGGGTCCACAAGAACCAAAACATAACCACGTGGAATTCCTAACACACTGATTAGGACATATATGGATTTAGCCCCACCAAATAAAGTgccaaaaatttgaatttatattataataacattcgattttaattattcaaccaCATCTACTTATGATATGagttatataataattatactttatttgtCGTGCAACTGTATAAATTGACTTAAACATATTCCTGTCTTGGATTACGTACTTTTGATTtctatttacaattttattttcttactatttataatttagagGTATGTTCATAGCTGGTCTGACTATGATTACTTGGATTCACAAGCAATAATAGTTGAAAGAAGCAGTTACCCTACTTGGAGCTAGGAGTTTAGTAGCACGAACATTTTGGTGGAGTTACGATGACGGATATATTATCCGGACAGTAACTATGATGCAATATGTCGGCAATAGGGGTTTATTAGGAGGCCACCTACATCCTCAATTGAAAAGTACAAGTATATATTGACTTAAGgacaaaatactttttaatcccataaaaaaaaagaataaaatttattttggtattataatatgataggtgttgtttttaattctataaaattcaTAGTTACGTATTTTTAGTCTCAAAAAATTACGTGTGTTGTGATTTTGCGACTAAAAAGGagttatttagaattaaaaagcATTttgatttcacatttttttgttttatgggattaaaagCGTCACCGGCCATAGtcatggtaaaaaaaaaaatctgtccGTATTTTATGGgaatataaaaacatttacCCCATCAAGTTAAGTGGCTAGCGTATGAAAAAATTCATGCATGTCATATTCAATATAATGGATGATAAGATCATGATTTTAATGTTTGGTGCATGcatcaatattatttctttccGTGTGGTATGGTCTTAGTATTTGTAGGtggattattattttgattcacATAATGTGTGTAGGCAAACTTTGTTAAAGTATGCACATCAAACACATTGATGTGGACAGTAAAATACCAATTTTATAAATCTTTTTGTACATAAGCGGATGTACAAACCACAACAGCCATTAAAGGATTCAATATGTACTGAAAGTTAGAATTTCTCTTGTTGATCATTCACTGTCTTTACAGAATCAAGCTACAGCATTTATAAGGCTCAATTACAAGGGTTTGCTAAATAGCTGCTCTAAACAGAACACAACTACCTAAACTAACTAAACGATCAAGTTGGTGCTGCACTGGCGGCTGAAGTAGTGTTAATACCTTGGTCAACAACAGCAGGCgttgtgaagaagaagaagaaacgtTAATACGCCTTTATGAGTAAAAAACACGCctaagagagaaagagagaaaaagaaaagttgctAAACATTCTAATAAAAACATCGTTATAGAAAGAAGCATAGCAGACTCTGTGTCTCTTCCTTGATCGATCCGCATAAATAGATCTTGATGATTGTTGGTCGGATCTTAAACTTCTTTCACCAAATGATCTCTGTTGATAATTTGTGGCCCAAATCCTTTTGGCCCAACCCATCTTGTTGGATGGCTGTGATTGGTCCACCTCATGCTGCTTGGCCCAGTTCTTTTGGCCCTGGCCCATCCCATGACCCGGTACTACGTCAACCCGCTTCCCCCTCTTTAAATGttttatctctctctctctctcataacCCTAATCCCTTTTTGGGAGCATCGATTCTCCttatcttctttctctcttcttaTGTCTAGTGTTGGGTCTCCCTCCACCGattcctttttctctcttcacCTCCATTTATTCTCTATCTTCTTTTGGTATTAAATGGGTTGTTCCTTTATATATAGATGGGTTCAATCTAGTTTGAGATTAGAACTTGAAACCAGTCTCCTCTCTTTAATCTCCTCCTGTGTTTCTTAAAGTTCTTGTGAACAAGCCTTAGTGGTTGACAGATCTTATGTGGATTTAAGCCTTTGTGGCCCTGAATTAATATACTAGCCTTTGTGGCAGTTTTGGTGCCTTGTGGCTCTATGGTTCCAAGTAATCGTGAGTGTTGGTTGTGGCTTTAGTGGCATTTGGATTTGCATTGACTAGTCTGGCCCTCTGAAACTTATTCCTGTAAACCGTTGTGatatccttttctttctctatcgttttaatatttactgtatttttagtttt includes:
- the LOC105163899 gene encoding protein LIGHT-DEPENDENT SHORT HYPOCOTYLS 5 (The sequence of the model RefSeq protein was modified relative to this genomic sequence to represent the inferred CDS: added 144 bases not found in genome assembly) encodes the protein MDSASGPGGADPTAAEGPSSTTATSSEGGVVGGSTESSMPPPSRYEAQSQKRRDWNTFQQYLKNHKPPLTLGRCSGAHVIEFLKYLDQFGKTKVHVAGCPYFGQPNPPAPCACPLKQAWGSLDALIGRLRAAYEENGGRPESNPFGAKAVRIYLREVRESQAKARGVPYEKKKRKRPSSSSNTTTVADVGGSSAAEGGSGGGDGS